The proteins below come from a single Deltaproteobacteria bacterium genomic window:
- a CDS encoding class I SAM-dependent methyltransferase has product MTTGGIQVEELKEAVRQHWQRQPCGTRDIPTEERRRFFDEIERERYEWEPYIPAFARFERGKGKRLLEVGVGAGTDFINWVRHGAIATGVDLTEAGVALTRERLALEELRAEVLQADAERLPFPDQSFDLVYSYGVLHHSPNTARAVSEVHRVLRPGGTALIMVYHVPSWVGFMLWGVHCAAKLRPWKSPRWAIFNHLESPGTKAYTHAEARELFSAFSSVNVRSQLSHGDLLLMRPAQKYQSSLARLAWTLYPRWAIKATGDRFGLGLFIEATR; this is encoded by the coding sequence ATGACGACGGGAGGGATTCAGGTGGAGGAGCTCAAGGAGGCGGTTCGTCAGCATTGGCAGCGTCAGCCGTGCGGCACGCGCGACATCCCGACCGAGGAGCGACGACGCTTTTTCGACGAGATCGAGCGCGAGCGGTACGAATGGGAGCCCTACATCCCGGCCTTCGCCCGCTTCGAACGCGGCAAGGGAAAGCGCCTGCTCGAGGTAGGCGTTGGCGCAGGGACGGACTTCATCAACTGGGTGCGGCACGGCGCCATCGCTACGGGGGTCGACCTGACAGAGGCCGGCGTGGCGCTCACCCGCGAGCGGCTGGCGCTGGAAGAGCTCCGGGCCGAGGTGCTGCAGGCGGATGCGGAGCGGCTCCCCTTCCCCGACCAGAGCTTCGACCTGGTCTACTCGTACGGCGTGCTCCACCACAGCCCGAACACCGCGCGCGCCGTGAGCGAGGTTCATCGCGTGCTCCGTCCGGGCGGCACCGCGCTCATCATGGTCTACCACGTCCCCTCGTGGGTGGGCTTCATGCTCTGGGGAGTGCACTGCGCCGCGAAGCTTCGCCCCTGGAAGAGCCCGCGGTGGGCCATCTTCAACCACCTGGAGAGCCCCGGCACCAAGGCCTACACGCACGCCGAGGCCCGCGAGCTCTTCTCGGCCTTCTCGTCAGTGAACGTCCGTTCGCAGCTCAGCCACGGCGACCTTCTGCTCATGCGCCCGGCGCAGAAGTATCAGAGCTCGCTCGCCCGGCTGGCGTGGACCCTCTATCCGCGCTGGGCGATCAAGGCCACCGGGGACCGGTTCGGCCTCGGGCTCTTCATCGAGGCCACGAGGTAG
- the asnB gene encoding asparagine synthase (glutamine-hydrolyzing), protein MCGIAGIYHYGAPDREVDRQLLERMTRRLAHRGPDDEGFYVAGPLGLGHRRLSIVDLSPTGHQPMTDDGTSWISYNGEFYNHGDYRPQLAARGHRFRGTSDTETLLHLLDERGPGALTDVAGIFTFAFWDGRHRRLILARDPLGVKQLYYHDDGSRIVFASEIKALLECPELPREPDPQGVTEYLHFHTPLFERTFFRDIRQVRAGEYLEVNRHGVHPRRYWQLDGFTSRPGDPEDHLDALRRLLTSVVGEQLMSDVPVGSFFSGGIDSSAVAAFATRHGKPPICFGVHFTDQGVIDEAPFQEAAARAMGLELELTTLDGSTFPEDLLRLMYFQDEPVIGAAMLPMYYVSRLASRRVKVCLGGQGADEIFAGYARYALAHPLKTLTSYFAGRRVGRGEASAGQPSGAVHGNLLKQLLDAQNLRRLLLAARHATDWRARYFDNFAKVPEKAWNAIFSDRRFSNRTHARNVFDDTLSRSSAEDPVDKLLHWDMQTYLPGLFHQEDRMSMANSIESRVPLADPRLVRFAFHTPYDLKLRGGATKWLLRQVVADVVPELVLNRRKVGFDTPTADWMRGPQRGFIRELLLSTNARTRGFWNPAAIETLLAHPERQYWADMVWKLSAIEAWARIFLDRETPSGIVEDQLAHAA, encoded by the coding sequence ATGTGTGGCATCGCCGGCATCTACCACTATGGGGCTCCGGACCGGGAGGTCGACCGTCAGCTCCTCGAGCGCATGACGCGTCGCCTCGCCCACCGCGGCCCCGACGACGAAGGGTTTTACGTCGCCGGGCCCCTCGGGCTCGGACACCGCCGCCTGTCCATCGTGGACCTGTCGCCCACGGGCCACCAGCCCATGACCGACGACGGCACCTCGTGGATCAGCTACAACGGCGAGTTCTACAACCACGGCGACTATCGTCCGCAGCTCGCGGCGCGAGGGCATCGCTTTCGGGGTACCTCCGACACCGAGACCCTCCTCCACCTGCTCGACGAGCGGGGTCCGGGTGCCCTGACCGACGTGGCGGGCATCTTCACCTTCGCCTTCTGGGATGGGCGTCACCGGCGCCTCATCCTGGCGCGCGATCCGCTGGGCGTGAAGCAGCTCTACTACCACGACGACGGCTCGCGCATCGTCTTCGCCAGTGAGATCAAGGCGCTCCTGGAGTGTCCGGAGCTCCCGCGCGAGCCCGATCCACAGGGCGTAACAGAGTACCTGCACTTTCACACGCCGCTCTTCGAGCGGACCTTCTTCCGCGACATCCGGCAGGTGCGCGCGGGCGAGTACCTGGAGGTCAATCGCCACGGCGTTCACCCCCGCCGCTACTGGCAGCTCGACGGCTTCACCTCGCGCCCGGGTGATCCGGAGGACCATCTCGACGCGCTCCGCCGCCTGCTCACCTCGGTCGTGGGCGAGCAGCTCATGTCGGACGTGCCCGTGGGCTCCTTCTTCAGCGGCGGCATCGATTCGAGCGCCGTGGCCGCCTTCGCCACGCGCCACGGCAAACCGCCGATCTGCTTCGGCGTGCACTTCACGGACCAAGGCGTCATCGACGAAGCGCCGTTCCAGGAAGCGGCCGCCCGGGCCATGGGACTCGAGCTGGAATTGACCACGCTCGATGGCTCCACCTTTCCGGAGGACCTGCTCCGGCTGATGTACTTTCAGGACGAGCCGGTCATTGGCGCCGCGATGCTCCCGATGTACTACGTCAGTCGCCTGGCGAGTCGCCGGGTGAAGGTCTGCCTCGGGGGCCAGGGAGCGGACGAGATCTTCGCCGGCTACGCGCGCTACGCGCTCGCGCACCCCTTGAAGACCCTCACCTCCTACTTCGCCGGGCGCCGCGTCGGCCGCGGAGAGGCCTCGGCGGGCCAGCCGAGCGGCGCCGTTCACGGCAACCTCTTGAAGCAGCTCCTCGACGCGCAGAACCTTCGGCGCCTGCTGCTCGCCGCGCGCCACGCCACCGACTGGCGCGCGCGCTATTTCGACAACTTTGCGAAGGTCCCTGAAAAAGCGTGGAACGCGATATTTTCCGATCGGCGCTTCTCCAATCGGACCCACGCGCGGAACGTCTTCGACGACACGCTCTCGCGCTCGTCGGCCGAGGACCCGGTGGACAAGCTGCTCCACTGGGACATGCAGACCTACCTCCCCGGGCTCTTCCACCAGGAAGACCGCATGAGCATGGCCAACAGCATCGAGTCCCGCGTGCCGCTCGCCGACCCGCGGCTGGTGCGCTTCGCCTTTCACACTCCCTACGACCTGAAGCTTCGCGGTGGCGCCACCAAGTGGCTCCTGCGACAGGTGGTGGCGGACGTGGTGCCAGAGCTGGTCCTCAATCGCCGGAAGGTGGGCTTTGATACGCCGACGGCGGACTGGATGCGGGGGCCGCAGCGTGGCTTCATTCGTGAGCTGCTCCTGTCGACGAACGCCCGGACCCGTGGCTTCTGGAACCCGGCCGCCATCGAGACCCTGCTCGCGCACCCGGAGCGGCAGTACTGGGCCGACATGGTCTGGAAGCTCAGCGCCATCGAAGCCTGGGCGCGGATCTTCCTCGACCGGGAGACCCCGTCCGGCATTGTGGAGGACCAGCTAGCCCATGCTGCGTGA
- a CDS encoding GDP-mannose 4,6-dehydratase, translated as MNVLITGGAGFIGSHLAEAFLHRGDWVSVIDDLSTGTIRNIEHLKSNRRFSYVIDDVTNARVTAELVDMADVVFHMAAAVGVKLIVERPVHTITTNLRGTEVILDLAAKKGKKVFIASTSEVYGKAEVFPFNEEADLVMGPTSRARWAYACSKAMDEFMALAYHREKAVPAVVVRLFNTVGPRQTGRYGMVVPSFVDQALRGAPLTVYGDGKQRRCFGHVHDVVRCLVALSELPTAVGRVINIGSQHELSILELAQLVKRLTGSASEIVHVPYEQAYAQGFEDMARRIPDTARLKELIGFAPETGIEEIIRDVADYIRHERANL; from the coding sequence ATGAACGTCTTGATCACGGGTGGAGCGGGCTTCATCGGCTCGCACCTGGCGGAGGCCTTCCTTCACCGCGGCGACTGGGTCAGCGTTATCGATGACCTGTCCACGGGCACCATCCGGAACATCGAACACCTGAAGAGCAACCGGCGCTTCAGCTACGTCATCGATGACGTGACGAACGCGCGGGTCACGGCCGAGCTCGTCGACATGGCGGACGTGGTGTTCCATATGGCGGCTGCGGTGGGCGTGAAGCTGATCGTCGAGCGCCCGGTGCACACCATCACGACGAACCTGCGGGGCACCGAGGTGATCCTCGACCTCGCGGCGAAGAAGGGGAAGAAGGTCTTCATCGCCTCGACCTCGGAGGTCTACGGCAAGGCCGAGGTGTTTCCCTTCAACGAGGAGGCCGACCTCGTGATGGGGCCGACCAGCCGTGCGCGGTGGGCCTACGCCTGCTCCAAGGCGATGGACGAGTTCATGGCGCTGGCCTACCACCGGGAGAAGGCGGTCCCGGCGGTGGTGGTGCGGCTCTTCAACACCGTGGGGCCGCGCCAGACCGGGCGGTACGGCATGGTGGTCCCGTCGTTCGTCGACCAGGCGCTGCGAGGCGCACCGCTCACCGTCTACGGCGATGGGAAGCAGCGTCGCTGCTTCGGCCACGTGCACGACGTGGTGCGGTGCCTGGTGGCGCTCTCGGAGCTGCCCACGGCGGTGGGGCGCGTGATCAACATCGGGAGCCAGCACGAGCTGTCGATCCTCGAGCTGGCGCAGCTCGTGAAGCGCTTGACGGGGTCGGCCTCGGAGATCGTGCACGTGCCGTACGAGCAGGCCTACGCGCAGGGCTTCGAGGACATGGCGCGGCGCATTCCGGACACCGCGCGGCTGAAGGAGCTGATCGGCTTCGCACCGGAGACCGGGATCGAGGAGATCATCCGGGACGTCGCGGACTACATCCGGCACGAGCGCGCGAATCTCTAA
- a CDS encoding polysaccharide biosynthesis protein, translating into MKLTTARLLQIGVDALVVCIAFVVAYGIRFEGQPPREYIKQLILVAPYLVLLRLSLFAAFSVYRLVWRYISLRDLPRLVASTLAGSALLAFARFWVEPASNLVGLRVNPAFATVPYGVLVAEWVMTTVGLIAVRGIWRLIVERSKRTGPRQAVYPSAKKRALLIGAGSAGVMVAREVRSRPDVGFEVLGFLDDEKRKQGTIIHGFKVLGSTERLAEFAQELGAELAVITMASVPAASIRRIVAQAEAANLKVQITPGLYEILAGRVNISKIRDVAIEDLLGRAPVELETDRISEYLTGKVVLVTGAGGSIGSEICRQVASFGPRLLVMVEQAENPLFHIHNELQRTFADLAMAPVIANIVDRERMKQIMTLHRPEVVFHAAAHKHVPLMEANPSEAVRNNVTGTRAVADLAHQLGAEAFVMISTDKAVNPTSVMGATKRLAEMYVQSLSAVSETRFITVRFGNVLGSQGSVVPLFKEQIARGGPVTITHPEMRRYFMTIPEASQLVLQAGAMGDGGEIYILEMGEPILIVNLARDLIRLSGYRPDDDIRIVFSGIRPGEKLYEEINLSEENAAKTKHPRIWTGRSQIGDVDQLRGAIDAFGPLLQGSPEAVRELLAAQVPEYQRTAMAGAERNPGDEPRAPAARPQSAQLDLRGLGTAAGDRAPATTGDRAPAGARAQAVTLGALPVAAAAAVRAKASSGQLAEIAES; encoded by the coding sequence ATGAAGCTTACCACCGCACGCCTCCTGCAGATCGGCGTCGACGCTCTCGTCGTGTGTATCGCCTTCGTCGTGGCCTACGGGATCCGGTTCGAAGGCCAGCCGCCGCGCGAGTACATCAAGCAGCTCATCCTGGTGGCGCCGTACCTGGTGCTCCTGCGCCTGTCGCTCTTCGCGGCCTTCAGCGTGTACCGGCTGGTCTGGCGCTACATCAGCTTGCGCGACCTGCCGCGGCTCGTCGCGTCGACCCTCGCGGGGAGCGCGCTCCTGGCCTTTGCGCGTTTCTGGGTCGAGCCCGCCTCGAATCTGGTCGGCCTGCGCGTGAACCCCGCTTTCGCCACGGTGCCGTACGGGGTGCTCGTTGCGGAATGGGTCATGACCACCGTGGGACTCATCGCGGTGCGCGGCATCTGGCGCCTGATCGTCGAGCGCTCGAAGCGCACGGGCCCGCGACAGGCGGTCTACCCGAGCGCGAAGAAGCGGGCCTTGCTCATCGGCGCGGGGTCCGCAGGCGTGATGGTGGCCCGCGAGGTCCGGTCGAGGCCGGACGTGGGCTTCGAGGTCCTCGGCTTTCTCGACGACGAGAAGCGGAAGCAGGGGACGATCATCCACGGCTTCAAGGTCCTGGGTTCGACGGAGCGGCTGGCCGAGTTCGCGCAGGAGCTGGGCGCCGAGCTGGCCGTGATCACGATGGCCTCGGTGCCCGCCGCGTCGATCCGCCGGATCGTGGCGCAGGCCGAAGCGGCCAACCTGAAGGTGCAGATCACTCCCGGGCTCTACGAGATCCTGGCGGGTCGGGTGAACATCTCCAAGATCCGTGACGTAGCAATCGAGGACCTTCTCGGGCGGGCCCCGGTCGAGCTCGAGACGGACCGCATCAGCGAATACCTGACCGGCAAGGTCGTGCTCGTCACGGGGGCCGGCGGCAGCATCGGTTCCGAGATCTGCCGTCAGGTGGCCAGCTTCGGGCCGCGCCTGCTGGTGATGGTCGAGCAGGCAGAGAACCCCCTCTTTCACATTCACAACGAGCTCCAGCGGACCTTTGCGGACCTGGCGATGGCCCCCGTCATCGCGAACATCGTGGACCGCGAGCGGATGAAGCAGATCATGACGCTTCATCGGCCGGAGGTGGTGTTTCACGCCGCGGCGCACAAGCACGTTCCGCTGATGGAGGCGAACCCGAGCGAGGCCGTGCGTAACAACGTCACGGGGACCCGAGCGGTGGCTGACCTCGCGCATCAGCTGGGCGCCGAGGCGTTCGTGATGATTTCGACGGACAAGGCCGTGAACCCGACCTCCGTGATGGGGGCGACGAAGCGGCTGGCCGAGATGTACGTGCAGAGCCTCTCGGCCGTCTCGGAGACGCGCTTCATCACCGTGCGTTTCGGCAACGTGCTCGGTAGCCAGGGGAGCGTGGTCCCCCTCTTCAAGGAGCAGATCGCGCGCGGCGGGCCCGTGACGATCACGCACCCGGAGATGCGGCGCTACTTCATGACCATCCCCGAGGCCAGCCAGCTCGTGCTGCAGGCGGGCGCGATGGGGGACGGCGGGGAGATCTACATCCTCGAGATGGGCGAGCCGATCCTGATCGTGAACCTTGCTCGCGACCTCATCCGCCTGTCGGGCTACCGGCCGGACGACGACATCCGCATCGTCTTCTCGGGGATCCGCCCGGGCGAGAAGCTCTACGAGGAGATCAACCTCTCCGAGGAGAACGCGGCCAAGACGAAGCATCCTCGCATCTGGACCGGGCGATCGCAGATCGGCGACGTGGACCAGCTTCGCGGCGCGATCGACGCTTTCGGTCCGCTCCTGCAGGGCAGTCCGGAGGCGGTGCGGGAGCTGCTCGCGGCGCAAGTCCCCGAGTACCAGCGAACGGCCATGGCGGGCGCAGAGCGCAACCCGGGCGACGAGCCGAGGGCGCCAGCGGCGCGGCCACAGAGCGCCCAGCTGGACCTGCGTGGTCTCGGCACCGCGGCAGGCGATCGTGCCCCAGCGACAACGGGGGACCGCGCTCCGGCGGGGGCGCGTGCCCAGGCCGTGACGCTCGGGGCCCTGCCCGTGGCGGCTGCCGCCGCGGTGCGGGCCAAGGCCAGCTCCGGTCAGCTCGCGGAGATCGCCGAGAGCTAG
- a CDS encoding acetyltransferase translates to MSVSVTDERLFVYGASGHGKVVADILLAGGLTVDGFIDDAPPSAEPRLVLGLPVVGNSAWLYERAREGRVAVALGIGSNRVRARIAAVCRERGVRLVTAVHPSAILSRFATVGEGAVVMAGAAINPGASVGEGAIVNTGVVLEHDVVVGDYGHLSANAATGGAASLGRFSHLGLGGVILPGIRVGDHTVVGAGAVVVRDLPDRVVALGVPARIHRRLSEEETSP, encoded by the coding sequence GTGAGCGTGAGCGTGACCGACGAGCGGCTGTTCGTCTACGGCGCGAGCGGCCACGGAAAGGTGGTGGCCGACATCCTGCTCGCCGGCGGCCTGACCGTGGACGGCTTCATCGACGACGCCCCTCCCTCTGCCGAGCCGCGGCTCGTCCTCGGCCTCCCCGTGGTGGGAAACAGCGCGTGGCTCTACGAACGCGCGCGTGAGGGCCGGGTGGCCGTGGCGCTCGGGATCGGCTCGAACCGCGTCCGCGCGCGCATCGCAGCGGTGTGTCGAGAACGCGGCGTCCGGCTCGTGACCGCCGTACACCCCTCGGCCATCCTTTCGCGCTTCGCCACCGTCGGGGAGGGGGCGGTCGTGATGGCAGGCGCGGCCATCAATCCCGGCGCCTCGGTCGGCGAGGGCGCGATCGTCAACACCGGCGTGGTGCTCGAACACGACGTCGTCGTCGGGGACTACGGCCACCTCTCCGCCAACGCCGCCACCGGCGGCGCTGCGTCGCTGGGCCGCTTCTCCCACCTCGGCCTGGGGGGCGTGATCCTTCCGGGCATCCGCGTCGGCGACCACACCGTCGTCGGCGCCGGAGCGGTCGTGGTGCGGGATCTACCGGACCGCGTCGTGGCGCTGGGCGTCCCCGCGCGCATTCACCGCCGCCTTTCGGAGGAGGAGACCTCGCCGTGA
- a CDS encoding alginate lyase family protein yields the protein MLRDSLQELRELGFRGTAFRIGWELKTRTGLTQTSPLSPRAGGSRRTRVAHLANDWEWTARLPFADPVAVADAMRDRISAAALQRLDELATQAIRGRILCFGHWMGNYGTPPDWTLNPVNGRHWDPKVHWSRALAAEAEVGDVKLSWELGRFPQAYHLARAAAFRPGRAEELAHALYGQVLSFVRENPIGFGIHWASGQEVAIRLLAWLFALDTLMVRSGVGREAASTVRAAFVDGCRHIERFIDYARVAVYNNHLLSEALGLHAAGALLPDPEAHGWRELSRSLLDEAAERQFYGDGAYIQQSHNYHRVAIYSLLWAATISRTLGEEPSEQRTSALARSLDFLLQQQNPTDGRLPNYGSNDGALPSVLSTCDFSDFRPCLQAVSLAVRGERLYPPGPWDEAAAWLLGPQSLEAPMRAPERRSLYFNETGYVVLRGQDETSFATFRCGTIRDRFAQIDMLHLDVWWRGHNVLVDPGSYLYNGPAEWHDHFMRTASHNTLTVDGHDQMLHYRRFKALYWTRANVLHFEDGERFSLCVGEHLGFSRLVEGCVHRRSVLMVKDGLWVVVDRVEGQGPHTVRLHWLAGDFPFRFDRDAARLQLETPAGPFSVAIRHADGSVVPADLVAGRNDPPRGWLSRYYAHKIPVPSLATELSTTLPQTLVTVLGPGAPELARDARGGYVVRTETQSVTFQLLGGRIAGVRLAPESTSGARV from the coding sequence ATGCTGCGTGACTCTCTTCAGGAGCTGCGGGAACTCGGCTTTCGCGGCACGGCCTTCCGCATCGGCTGGGAGCTCAAGACCCGCACCGGCCTGACGCAGACCTCGCCCCTGTCTCCCCGCGCGGGGGGCTCGCGGCGAACTCGTGTGGCCCACCTCGCGAACGACTGGGAGTGGACGGCGCGCCTCCCCTTTGCCGACCCGGTCGCAGTGGCCGACGCGATGCGAGACCGGATCTCGGCCGCAGCCCTGCAGCGACTCGACGAGCTCGCCACGCAGGCGATCCGCGGACGCATCCTCTGCTTCGGCCACTGGATGGGCAACTACGGCACCCCTCCCGACTGGACCCTGAACCCCGTCAACGGCCGCCACTGGGACCCGAAGGTGCACTGGTCTCGGGCCCTGGCCGCGGAGGCCGAGGTAGGCGACGTGAAGCTGAGCTGGGAGCTCGGCCGCTTTCCCCAAGCCTACCACCTCGCACGCGCGGCGGCCTTTCGCCCCGGCCGGGCGGAGGAGCTGGCCCACGCCCTCTACGGCCAGGTCCTCTCGTTCGTGCGCGAGAACCCGATCGGCTTCGGCATCCACTGGGCCTCGGGGCAGGAGGTCGCCATTCGCCTGCTCGCGTGGCTCTTCGCCCTCGACACGCTGATGGTGCGTAGCGGCGTCGGACGCGAGGCCGCCTCTACCGTGCGGGCGGCCTTCGTCGACGGCTGCCGCCACATCGAGCGCTTCATCGACTACGCCCGGGTGGCGGTCTACAACAACCACCTCCTCTCGGAGGCGCTCGGCCTCCACGCGGCCGGCGCGCTCTTGCCCGACCCCGAGGCGCACGGCTGGCGCGAGCTCTCCCGCTCCTTGCTCGACGAAGCGGCCGAGCGGCAGTTCTACGGCGACGGGGCCTACATCCAGCAGTCGCACAACTACCACCGGGTCGCGATCTACAGCCTCCTGTGGGCCGCCACGATCTCGCGCACGCTCGGTGAGGAACCCAGCGAACAACGCACGAGCGCCCTCGCCCGCTCGCTCGACTTTCTGCTGCAGCAGCAGAACCCGACGGACGGACGGCTTCCGAACTACGGTAGCAACGACGGGGCGCTGCCGAGCGTCCTGTCGACCTGCGACTTCTCCGACTTCCGGCCCTGCCTGCAGGCCGTGAGCCTCGCGGTACGCGGGGAGCGCCTCTATCCGCCTGGCCCCTGGGACGAGGCGGCGGCCTGGCTCCTCGGCCCCCAGTCGCTCGAGGCGCCGATGCGCGCCCCCGAACGCCGCTCGCTCTACTTCAACGAGACGGGCTACGTGGTCCTCCGCGGGCAGGACGAGACGAGCTTCGCCACCTTTCGCTGCGGGACCATAAGAGACCGTTTCGCGCAGATCGACATGCTGCACCTCGACGTGTGGTGGCGCGGGCACAACGTGCTCGTCGATCCCGGCAGCTACCTCTACAACGGCCCGGCCGAGTGGCACGACCACTTCATGCGTACGGCGTCGCACAACACGCTGACGGTGGACGGCCACGACCAGATGCTCCACTACCGGCGCTTCAAGGCGCTCTACTGGACACGGGCGAACGTGCTCCACTTCGAGGACGGAGAGCGCTTCTCCCTCTGCGTGGGCGAGCACCTCGGGTTCTCCCGGCTCGTCGAGGGGTGCGTGCACCGACGGTCGGTCCTGATGGTCAAGGACGGCCTCTGGGTGGTGGTCGACCGCGTCGAGGGTCAAGGGCCGCACACCGTCCGACTTCACTGGCTGGCCGGCGACTTTCCGTTCCGCTTCGACCGCGACGCCGCTCGACTGCAGCTAGAGACGCCGGCGGGGCCCTTCTCCGTCGCCATACGCCACGCCGACGGCAGCGTGGTCCCGGCCGACCTCGTAGCTGGCAGGAACGATCCACCGCGCGGCTGGCTCTCCCGCTACTACGCCCACAAGATCCCCGTCCCCTCGCTGGCCACGGAGCTCTCGACCACGCTGCCGCAGACCCTCGTGACCGTCCTCGGCCCCGGCGCGCCAGAGCTCGCGCGCGATGCGCGGGGCGGCTACGTCGTGCGCACCGAGACCCAGAGCGTGACGTTCCAGCTCCTGGGCGGGCGGATCGCCGGGGTGCGTCTCGCGCCCGAAAGCACCTCGGGAGCGCGAGTGTGA
- the wecB gene encoding UDP-N-acetylglucosamine 2-epimerase (non-hydrolyzing), whose amino-acid sequence MKTFVLVAGARPNFMKIAPLLHAMDRDPRGLRAHLVHTGQHYDAGMSDVFFQQLGIRAPDVYLGVGSGSHGAQTAKVLAAFEELLEGHVPRPCGVVVVGDVNSTMAAALAAVKLQLPVAHVEAGLRSGDRTMPEEINRLVTDAISELLLVSEPAGEANLRAEGIPSHRVVYVGNVMIDTLARELPAARALGMPAGLGLADAPFALLTLHRPSNVDDPSRLSELVDFITSLTRDLAVVFPAHPRTRARLDEFGFTDRLRALGRVQLAAPLGYRENLSLMAAARVVVTDSGGIQEETSFLGVPCLTLRPNTERPVTVELGTNTVVGHDLVLARALVDDVLAGRYKRGGPIRGWDGHAAERVIAALAERWS is encoded by the coding sequence GTGAAGACCTTCGTGCTCGTCGCGGGCGCGCGACCCAACTTCATGAAGATCGCCCCGCTGCTGCACGCGATGGACCGCGACCCGCGTGGGCTCCGTGCACACCTCGTGCACACGGGACAGCACTACGACGCCGGCATGTCGGACGTCTTCTTCCAGCAGCTCGGCATCCGTGCGCCGGACGTCTACCTCGGCGTGGGTTCCGGCAGCCACGGCGCGCAGACCGCCAAGGTGCTCGCCGCGTTCGAGGAGCTGCTCGAAGGCCACGTCCCGCGTCCGTGCGGCGTGGTGGTGGTGGGCGACGTCAACTCCACCATGGCCGCGGCCCTCGCCGCCGTGAAACTGCAGCTCCCCGTGGCGCACGTCGAGGCGGGGTTACGCTCGGGCGACCGCACGATGCCCGAGGAGATCAACCGCCTCGTCACCGACGCCATTTCGGAGCTCCTGCTCGTCAGCGAGCCCGCCGGCGAGGCGAACCTGCGTGCCGAGGGGATCCCGAGCCACCGCGTCGTGTACGTGGGGAACGTGATGATCGATACCCTGGCCCGCGAGCTCCCTGCGGCGCGCGCGCTCGGGATGCCCGCGGGGCTCGGCCTGGCAGACGCTCCCTTCGCGCTGCTGACCCTCCATCGTCCCTCCAACGTTGACGACCCGAGCCGTCTCTCAGAGCTCGTCGACTTCATCACCTCGCTGACCCGCGACCTGGCCGTCGTCTTTCCGGCGCACCCCCGCACTCGGGCCCGCCTCGACGAGTTCGGCTTCACCGATCGCTTGCGCGCCCTCGGACGCGTGCAGCTCGCAGCACCACTCGGCTACCGCGAGAACCTGAGCCTGATGGCCGCGGCCCGCGTGGTGGTCACCGACTCCGGCGGAATCCAGGAGGAGACGAGCTTCCTCGGCGTCCCCTGCCTCACGCTGCGCCCGAACACCGAGCGACCGGTGACGGTCGAACTGGGCACCAACACCGTCGTGGGTCACGACCTGGTGCTAGCTCGCGCGCTGGTGGACGACGTCCTGGCGGGCCGCTACAAGCGCGGAGGCCCCATCCGCGGCTGGGACGGACATGCGGCGGAACGGGTGATCGCCGCGCTGGCCGAGCGCTGGAGCTGA